A region from the Bradyrhizobium sp. CCBAU 53340 genome encodes:
- a CDS encoding DUF2130 domain-containing protein codes for MHEIICPHCDKAFKVDEAGYADILKQVRDADFAQQLHERLELAERDKQSAVELAKAQVSSDLQKTTAAKDAEIQELKSKLEGSGVAQKLAVAEALSAVEKERDRLANALAESEREKKAASELADALLASEQHKIATAKEREIQDLKAKVQAVELEKKLAVTEAVGALEKERDELKSGISRVQLEKQLSEQSLKDKYETQIKDRDDAIERLKDMKARLSTKMVGETLEQHCETEFNRVRSMAFPRAYFEKDNDARTGSKGDYIFRDSDEAGTEIISIMFEMKNESDKTATKSKNEDFLKELDRDRIEKGCEYAILVSLLEPDNELYNAGIVDVFHRYPKMYVIRPQFFLPMITLLRNAAVNSLKYKTELALVKAQNVDITQFENQLESFKTAFSKNYDLASRHFQTALTEIDKSIDHLQKTKDALIGADRNLRLANDKAQDVTIKKLTRGNPTMAAKFAELKSAPAEAAE; via the coding sequence ATGCACGAGATCATCTGTCCCCACTGTGACAAGGCCTTCAAGGTTGATGAAGCCGGTTACGCGGACATCCTGAAGCAAGTCCGTGACGCGGATTTCGCTCAGCAGCTCCACGAACGGTTGGAGCTGGCCGAGCGTGACAAGCAGAGCGCCGTTGAATTGGCCAAGGCCCAGGTAAGCAGCGATCTGCAGAAGACCACGGCTGCTAAGGACGCTGAAATCCAGGAATTAAAGTCCAAGCTTGAGGGGAGCGGCGTTGCCCAGAAGCTCGCGGTTGCTGAAGCGCTCAGCGCCGTCGAAAAGGAGCGGGATAGACTCGCGAACGCGCTAGCTGAGTCCGAGCGCGAAAAGAAGGCGGCCTCGGAGCTTGCTGACGCGCTCCTGGCGAGCGAGCAGCACAAGATTGCTACTGCCAAGGAAAGGGAGATCCAGGATCTGAAGGCGAAGGTTCAGGCAGTTGAGCTTGAGAAGAAGCTCGCCGTGACTGAAGCGGTAGGTGCCCTCGAAAAAGAGCGTGATGAGCTGAAAAGCGGCATCAGTCGAGTACAGCTCGAAAAGCAGCTCTCCGAGCAATCGTTGAAGGATAAGTACGAAACCCAGATCAAAGATCGCGACGACGCCATCGAGCGTCTCAAGGATATGAAGGCCCGCCTCTCGACCAAGATGGTGGGCGAGACCCTCGAGCAACACTGCGAGACTGAGTTTAACCGGGTCCGGTCGATGGCTTTTCCGCGCGCTTATTTCGAGAAGGACAACGACGCGCGGACCGGCAGCAAGGGCGATTACATTTTCCGCGACTCGGACGAGGCAGGCACTGAAATCATTTCGATCATGTTCGAGATGAAGAACGAGAGCGATAAGACCGCGACGAAAAGCAAAAACGAAGACTTTCTCAAAGAACTTGACCGGGATCGCATCGAGAAGGGCTGCGAGTACGCTATCTTGGTCTCATTGCTTGAACCGGACAACGAGCTTTACAATGCCGGCATCGTCGACGTCTTCCACCGCTACCCAAAAATGTATGTCATCCGGCCGCAGTTCTTCCTGCCTATGATTACGCTCCTAAGGAACGCGGCAGTCAATTCGCTGAAGTACAAAACCGAGCTTGCGCTCGTGAAAGCGCAGAATGTCGATATAACCCAGTTTGAGAACCAGCTCGAATCGTTCAAAACCGCATTCTCAAAGAACTATGATCTTGCTTCCCGGCACTTTCAGACGGCTCTTACGGAGATCGACAAGTCGATCGATCATCTGCAGAAGACGAAGGATGCCTTGATCGGTGCGGATCGCAACCTGCGTCTTGCCAATGACAAGGCACAGGACGTGACGATTAAGAAGCTAACTCGGGGCAATCCGACAATGGCTGCGAAATTTGCGGAGCTTAAGAGCGCGCCTGCCGAAGCCGCGGAGTGA
- a CDS encoding IS5 family transposase — MRPKKPKATGSGDLFRARLDQIINMKHELVQLAGKVDWDWIDGEIAPLYSENGRPGIATRFMIGLLLLKHIYGLSDEGVCERWVHDPYFQYFTGEEFFQHAFPHERSDLSHWRKRLGDKLELLLAESLRVAHEAGALRSQDLKRVTVDTTVQPKAITFPTDAKLLHAAIKGLNRLARKHGVKLRQSYLRIAKTAAMMAGRYAHAKQFKRHQRQLRILRSRLGRIIRDIRRKIEGQAVLENAFALPLGRASQIRSQQQRQRGWKLYSFHAPEVECIGKGKAAAPYEFGVKASIVTNNRRAPGGLFVLHARALPDNPYDGHTLRDVIDRTETLTGCAIERAYVDKGYRGHDAQNPRRVFISGQKRGVFGVIKRELRRRSAIEPIIGHLKTDGHLGRCYLKGRPGDAANVILSAVGHNFRRVLAWLRALWCLILTTFIAAASDRSSLQSAS, encoded by the coding sequence ATGCGACCGAAGAAGCCCAAAGCGACGGGATCGGGCGATCTGTTCCGGGCCAGGCTGGACCAGATCATCAACATGAAGCACGAGCTGGTTCAGCTCGCCGGCAAGGTCGACTGGGACTGGATCGACGGCGAGATCGCGCCGCTCTACAGCGAGAACGGTCGGCCGGGCATCGCGACCCGCTTCATGATCGGGCTCTTGCTGCTCAAGCACATTTACGGCCTGTCCGATGAGGGGGTGTGCGAGCGCTGGGTCCACGACCCGTATTTCCAGTACTTCACCGGCGAAGAGTTCTTCCAGCACGCCTTCCCGCACGAGCGCTCGGACCTGAGCCACTGGCGCAAGCGGCTCGGCGACAAGCTGGAGCTGCTGTTGGCCGAGAGCCTGCGGGTGGCGCACGAGGCCGGCGCGTTACGCAGCCAGGACCTCAAGCGGGTCACAGTCGACACCACGGTGCAGCCAAAGGCCATCACCTTCCCGACCGATGCCAAGCTGCTGCACGCGGCAATCAAGGGGCTCAACCGCCTGGCGAGGAAGCACGGGGTCAAGCTGCGGCAGTCCTATCTTCGCATTGCCAAGACCGCGGCGATGATGGCGGGACGCTACGCCCACGCCAAGCAATTCAAGCGGCATCAGCGGCAGTTGCGCATCCTGCGCAGCCGGTTGGGCCGGATCATCCGCGATATCCGCCGCAAGATCGAAGGTCAGGCCGTGCTCGAGAACGCCTTCGCCCTGCCGCTCGGCAGGGCCTCGCAGATCCGCTCGCAGCAGCAGCGCCAGCGCGGCTGGAAGCTGTATTCCTTCCATGCTCCAGAGGTCGAGTGCATCGGCAAGGGCAAGGCCGCCGCACCCTACGAGTTCGGTGTCAAAGCCTCCATCGTCACCAACAACCGCCGTGCTCCAGGCGGCCTGTTCGTGCTGCACGCCAGGGCGCTACCCGATAACCCGTACGACGGTCACACCTTGCGGGACGTCATCGACCGCACCGAGACACTCACCGGCTGTGCGATCGAGCGGGCCTATGTCGACAAGGGATACCGCGGCCATGACGCGCAAAATCCTCGTCGCGTCTTCATTTCCGGCCAGAAGCGCGGCGTCTTCGGTGTCATCAAGCGCGAGTTGCGCCGCCGCTCCGCCATCGAGCCCATCATCGGACACCTGAAGACCGATGGTCACCTCGGCCGATGCTACCTCAAAGGCCGCCCCGGCGATGCGGCTAACGTCATCCTCTCCGCCGTCGGTCACAACTTCCGCCGGGTCCTCGCCTGGCTGAGGGCTCTTTGGTGCCTGATCCTGACCACCTTCATCGCGGCCGCCAGCGACCGCTCATCGCTACAATCGGCTTCTTAA
- a CDS encoding ribonuclease activity regulator RraA, translating to MTNISTEALLTLEKTAVATVSTVLRQKGFARVSLRGPRALVEGQKRIAGPAYTMRFVPAREDITTTMAVAGPTSPRTVMEKIPAGAVVVVDAMGLRSAGVFGDIICARMQTRGIAGLVTDGAIRDLVGMKKLNWPIWADGTTAPPSPSEFFCADTQVAVACGGVTIFPGDIVVADDDGAVVVPAAIAEAVAVEAFEKDRFEEWVYDQVKAGALLDGLYPPNDATKERYAKERR from the coding sequence ATGACGAATATTTCGACTGAGGCCCTGCTAACCCTCGAAAAGACGGCCGTCGCGACCGTCTCGACTGTCCTTCGGCAGAAGGGCTTCGCCCGTGTCTCGCTGCGCGGACCGCGGGCGCTGGTGGAAGGGCAGAAGCGCATCGCGGGGCCGGCCTACACGATGCGTTTTGTGCCGGCGCGCGAAGATATCACGACGACCATGGCCGTAGCCGGCCCCACGTCGCCGCGCACGGTCATGGAGAAGATTCCCGCCGGCGCCGTGGTGGTCGTGGATGCGATGGGGCTGCGGTCGGCCGGCGTGTTCGGCGACATCATCTGCGCTCGGATGCAGACGCGAGGCATCGCAGGTCTTGTCACCGACGGAGCGATACGCGACCTCGTCGGCATGAAGAAACTCAATTGGCCGATCTGGGCGGACGGCACCACCGCGCCGCCCTCGCCGTCCGAGTTCTTCTGTGCCGACACGCAGGTCGCGGTGGCGTGCGGCGGCGTTACGATATTTCCCGGCGACATCGTGGTTGCGGACGACGACGGTGCCGTCGTCGTGCCGGCCGCGATCGCAGAAGCCGTTGCGGTCGAAGCCTTCGAGAAAGATCGCTTCGAGGAGTGGGTCTACGATCAGGTGAAGGCGGGAGCATTGCTCGACGGTCTATATCCACCGAACGATGCGACCAAGGAACGCTACGCGAAAGAGAGGCGCTGA
- a CDS encoding hydantoinase B/oxoprolinase family protein: MTKKIETRLAIDIGGTFTDVVLDGPFGRVTRKVLTTVAQPEVGLMNGAKQLLATVNLDFSKVDVFIHGTTLATNAVLERKGAKTALIATAGFRDVLEVGSEGRYDQYDLQLTKPLPLIPRERRYTVAERIDAKGDVKLELDLAELAEIVNKLRKSLVESVAIAFLHSYANSEHERKAARFLAGQMPDLSITMSSDVCPEIREYERTSTAAANAYVKPLINGYLERMEAALTAAGFTGRLFLVTSGGGLTSIETAKRYPIRLVESGPAGGAIYAAQRARRLGDKRVVSFDMGGTTAKVCLIQDGEPVTANSFEVDRTHRFMKGSGLPLRIPAVELVEIGAGGGSIAGVDRLRRVTVGPQSAGSQPGPACYPGGGSGATVTDADLALGLLDPGAFAGGRVQLDPQAASRALDAAVGKKLGLSSKTAAFAITETVCESMASAVRVHAAERGEPIADYTMIAFGGAAPLHAAWVAEKVGIRKVVVPRNAGVGSAVGFLEAPISFELIRSKHVNLASVDPAEIGAFLDALAADTIALVKTEGAELVERCVAHMRYVGQGHEISVVLPDRSKPLTGTVLREWFEDLYGRLFTRFIPGAAIEVLSWSVTVSTTRKSVEPTALIWNIGEPSDAGVREVFDGTASKSIVVPAYNRSQMANGLTIRGPALIVEDETTTFITSRFSASIDGDGSIVMQRIAASEQAVETRNLNSAIHHQVLWNRLLALVEEQAQILIRTAFSPLVRACGDVSVGVFDLYGRMLAQAVTGTPGHVNTMAESVKHFLGRFPTTTMKPGDAYITNDPWLGTGHLNDFVVVTPCFHKDKCVALFACTSHLMDIGGLGAGTEAPDVFAEGLYIPLIKLIDAGTVNETLMAVIEANTRLPVDTIGDTYSLAACNDVGVRRLQETMTEFRLDDLSELADFILERSRQAVLKEIVSLPKGTWRNEMIVDGYNEPLTLRAALTINEDGIVVDFAGSAPAVIKGINVPLTYATAYTSFAISCAIADDIPNNAGSLSLLKVLAPEGCIVNARKPSPVGARHVIGQMLPDLVFGCLLQILPERIPAEGSSCMWNIALRGTFTVGERKGRNYSLTVTTSGGMGARFTKDGLSATAFPTGIQCMPIEIAETQIPFVFWRKELRIDSGGPGRTRGGLGQIIEVENADGTAFRLSAAFERVKNPARGRLGGENGGAGYVGLASGRPIAGKGLQTIEAGDRLVIHTPGGGGLGNPKERPAALIERDVFEGRLSQEAAARLYGHRDREAS, encoded by the coding sequence TTGACCAAGAAGATCGAAACCCGCCTTGCCATTGACATCGGCGGCACGTTCACCGACGTGGTGCTCGATGGCCCCTTCGGCAGGGTCACCCGCAAGGTCCTCACTACGGTTGCGCAGCCCGAGGTCGGGTTGATGAACGGCGCGAAGCAGCTTCTCGCGACGGTCAACCTCGACTTCTCGAAAGTCGACGTCTTCATCCATGGCACGACGCTTGCGACGAACGCGGTGCTCGAACGTAAAGGCGCGAAGACGGCACTAATCGCGACCGCTGGCTTCCGCGACGTGTTGGAAGTCGGCAGTGAGGGGCGTTACGACCAGTACGATCTGCAACTAACCAAGCCTCTGCCGCTGATACCCAGAGAGCGCCGCTACACCGTGGCCGAGCGCATCGACGCAAAGGGCGACGTCAAGCTCGAACTGGATCTCGCGGAGCTCGCCGAAATCGTCAACAAACTCAGGAAAAGCCTTGTCGAGAGCGTGGCGATCGCTTTCCTGCATTCATATGCGAATTCGGAGCATGAACGGAAGGCCGCGCGCTTCCTCGCCGGGCAGATGCCCGACCTGTCGATCACAATGTCGTCCGACGTCTGCCCGGAAATCCGGGAGTACGAACGCACGTCAACAGCGGCCGCCAACGCCTACGTGAAGCCGCTCATCAACGGCTATCTTGAAAGGATGGAGGCGGCGCTCACGGCAGCGGGCTTCACCGGTCGGCTTTTCCTAGTGACGTCCGGAGGCGGTCTGACTTCCATCGAGACCGCCAAACGCTATCCGATCCGGCTGGTCGAGTCCGGCCCCGCGGGCGGAGCGATCTACGCCGCACAGCGCGCCCGCAGGCTTGGGGACAAGCGGGTCGTCTCTTTCGATATGGGCGGTACGACCGCAAAGGTCTGCCTAATTCAGGACGGCGAGCCGGTCACCGCCAACTCGTTCGAGGTCGACCGGACGCACCGCTTTATGAAGGGCAGCGGGCTGCCGCTGCGGATCCCAGCCGTCGAGCTCGTCGAGATCGGAGCGGGCGGCGGATCCATCGCAGGCGTCGACCGGCTCCGCAGGGTCACCGTCGGTCCGCAGAGCGCGGGCTCGCAGCCGGGGCCGGCCTGTTACCCGGGTGGTGGGTCCGGGGCGACAGTGACCGACGCCGACCTCGCGCTAGGGCTCTTGGATCCCGGCGCGTTCGCGGGCGGACGAGTTCAACTCGATCCGCAGGCAGCCTCCCGTGCGCTCGACGCCGCCGTTGGCAAGAAGCTCGGCCTTTCGAGCAAAACGGCGGCCTTCGCCATCACCGAGACCGTGTGCGAAAGCATGGCGAGCGCGGTCCGCGTGCACGCAGCCGAACGCGGCGAGCCCATCGCCGACTATACGATGATCGCATTCGGCGGTGCGGCCCCACTGCACGCCGCTTGGGTTGCCGAGAAGGTCGGCATCCGCAAGGTGGTCGTGCCGCGCAACGCGGGCGTCGGCTCGGCGGTCGGATTCCTAGAGGCGCCGATCTCCTTTGAACTGATCCGGAGCAAGCACGTCAATCTCGCTTCCGTCGATCCAGCCGAGATCGGCGCTTTTCTCGACGCCTTGGCGGCCGACACCATCGCCCTGGTGAAGACCGAGGGCGCAGAGCTCGTCGAGCGTTGCGTGGCGCACATGCGCTACGTGGGCCAGGGTCATGAAATCTCGGTTGTCCTGCCGGACCGGTCCAAGCCTCTGACGGGCACCGTGCTGCGCGAATGGTTTGAGGATCTCTACGGACGCCTCTTCACCCGGTTCATTCCGGGCGCTGCCATCGAGGTCCTGAGCTGGTCGGTGACTGTCTCGACGACGCGCAAATCCGTCGAACCGACAGCTCTCATTTGGAACATCGGCGAGCCATCGGATGCAGGCGTGCGCGAGGTCTTTGATGGCACGGCCTCGAAGTCCATCGTTGTCCCCGCCTACAATCGTTCGCAGATGGCAAATGGATTGACCATCCGCGGCCCGGCACTCATCGTGGAGGACGAGACCACGACCTTCATCACATCACGCTTCTCCGCCTCCATCGACGGGGACGGCAGCATCGTCATGCAGCGGATCGCCGCCTCGGAACAGGCGGTCGAAACCCGAAATCTAAATTCCGCGATCCACCATCAAGTCCTCTGGAATCGTCTGCTGGCCCTCGTTGAGGAGCAGGCGCAGATTCTGATCCGCACCGCCTTCAGTCCACTAGTCCGCGCCTGCGGCGACGTCTCGGTCGGCGTATTCGACCTTTACGGCCGGATGTTGGCGCAGGCCGTGACCGGCACGCCGGGCCACGTGAACACGATGGCAGAGTCCGTGAAACACTTTCTGGGTCGCTTTCCGACCACAACGATGAAGCCGGGCGACGCCTATATCACCAACGACCCGTGGCTCGGAACCGGCCACCTCAACGACTTCGTCGTTGTCACGCCTTGCTTCCACAAAGACAAGTGTGTCGCTCTGTTCGCCTGCACCAGCCATCTCATGGACATTGGCGGGCTGGGCGCGGGGACTGAAGCTCCGGACGTATTTGCGGAAGGTCTCTACATTCCGTTGATCAAGCTAATCGACGCCGGCACGGTCAACGAGACGCTCATGGCGGTGATCGAAGCTAACACGCGGCTTCCGGTCGACACCATCGGGGATACCTACTCGCTCGCGGCGTGCAACGATGTCGGCGTCAGGCGGCTTCAAGAGACAATGACAGAGTTTCGCCTCGATGATCTTTCGGAGCTCGCCGACTTCATTCTCGAGCGCTCCCGCCAAGCGGTGCTTAAGGAGATCGTGTCGCTTCCGAAGGGAACTTGGAGAAACGAGATGATCGTCGACGGCTACAACGAGCCGCTGACGCTCCGGGCCGCACTGACGATTAACGAGGACGGCATCGTTGTCGACTTTGCCGGCAGCGCCCCCGCGGTGATTAAGGGCATCAACGTTCCCTTGACTTACGCGACCGCCTACACGTCCTTCGCCATCAGTTGCGCCATCGCTGACGACATTCCCAACAATGCCGGATCTCTGTCCCTGTTGAAGGTCCTCGCGCCGGAGGGTTGCATCGTCAACGCCAGGAAGCCCTCGCCCGTCGGAGCGCGGCACGTGATCGGCCAGATGCTGCCGGATCTGGTGTTTGGCTGCCTCTTGCAAATCCTGCCGGAGCGCATCCCCGCCGAGGGCAGTTCGTGCATGTGGAATATCGCACTGCGCGGGACCTTCACAGTCGGAGAGCGCAAGGGGCGCAACTACTCGTTGACGGTTACCACCAGCGGCGGTATGGGAGCCCGCTTCACAAAGGACGGCTTGTCGGCGACAGCGTTCCCAACGGGCATCCAGTGCATGCCAATCGAGATCGCGGAAACGCAGATCCCCTTCGTGTTCTGGCGCAAGGAGCTCCGCATAGACAGCGGCGGTCCGGGGCGCACGCGCGGTGGTCTCGGCCAAATCATCGAGGTCGAGAACGCCGACGGCACCGCGTTCCGGCTCAGCGCCGCCTTCGAGCGCGTCAAGAATCCGGCGCGAGGACGCCTGGGCGGCGAGAACGGCGGGGCGGGCTATGTCGGCCTCGCGTCCGGACGGCCGATCGCCGGCAAGGGGCTTCAGACGATCGAGGCGGGCGACCGGCTGGTGATCCATACGCCCGGCGGTGGTGGTCTCGGCAACCCGAAGGAACGACCGGCGGCGTTGATCGAGAGGGACGTCTTCGAAGGACGTCTGTCGCAGGAAGCGGCCGCTCGTCTTTACGGCCACCGCGACCGCGAAGCTTCATGA
- a CDS encoding IclR family transcriptional regulator C-terminal domain-containing protein codes for MTKLRAEDTERRQAAGRGPDFLEVLSRSLSVIETLGNHREPPTISDLARATDLPKPSVRRILHTLTTLGYAETSGRTFRLTPKVVRFATSYLASGGHAQVLQPACEELSRITGQSCLVGVLDGAEVLVVAYTMPEQLMSRSLGVGTRFPAYCTAAGRVLLGQKTENELTSYLAKLKPVAQTEATQTDKAVIKSEIMAARKRGYSVMEDEFVMGWRTVAFPLYRHDGSIFGTLNLNCKKSPTLTNDEFDRFVGLCGRKAESLKSLLI; via the coding sequence ATGACGAAGTTGCGAGCCGAAGACACCGAAAGACGTCAGGCAGCGGGCCGCGGGCCCGATTTCCTCGAAGTGCTATCGCGCAGCCTGAGCGTCATCGAGACACTTGGCAATCATCGCGAGCCTCCGACTATCAGCGATCTGGCAAGGGCGACGGATCTTCCCAAGCCGAGCGTCCGCAGGATCCTGCACACCCTGACCACGCTTGGCTATGCAGAGACTTCGGGTCGTACTTTCAGGCTGACGCCAAAGGTCGTCCGTTTTGCGACGTCCTACCTTGCGAGCGGCGGTCACGCCCAGGTGCTGCAGCCTGCCTGTGAAGAGCTCTCGCGGATCACAGGACAATCCTGTCTGGTCGGCGTCCTCGACGGCGCAGAGGTGCTCGTCGTCGCCTACACGATGCCCGAACAACTGATGTCGCGATCGCTAGGGGTGGGCACGCGGTTTCCCGCCTACTGCACCGCGGCCGGTCGCGTGCTGCTGGGCCAGAAGACCGAAAACGAGCTCACCTCCTACTTGGCGAAACTGAAGCCGGTCGCACAGACAGAGGCGACGCAGACCGATAAAGCAGTCATCAAGTCCGAGATCATGGCCGCGCGCAAACGCGGCTACAGCGTGATGGAAGACGAGTTCGTCATGGGATGGCGCACAGTTGCGTTCCCTTTGTATCGGCACGACGGCTCGATCTTCGGAACGCTTAATCTCAACTGCAAAAAATCGCCTACGCTGACCAATGACGAATTCGACCGCTTCGTCGGATTGTGCGGACGGAAAGCGGAATCATTGAAGTCGCTTCTCATATGA
- a CDS encoding tripartite tricarboxylate transporter substrate binding protein, whose translation MANAPFARSASYPTRTIRLVCPFPAGGVVDVLSRSLGQTLSTELGQTVIVDNRAGAGGMIGSLEVARANPDGHTLLFNSSSLVQAPAVAAQKLYDAVDDFTTIGSLGRTVMPLVVPALSPANTMEEFVAYARGKRLAYGTFGAGTTSHAFQQLFSDYNKLEMVHVPYKGEAPMLNDLLSNQVACAMGTMSTIAPQIEARTVKALAMLSPDEVDGFANIPTFKNLGYPAEFDWRGGFIGLFGPAKLPAEITDILEKTFTKIVSTSAMQNIMKQNFVVGKPSVGRDAASEVAATQEAWTSLVSRLGLVIN comes from the coding sequence ATGGCCAATGCGCCTTTTGCCCGGTCTGCCAGTTATCCGACCAGAACGATAAGGTTGGTCTGCCCATTCCCTGCCGGCGGCGTTGTCGACGTGCTGTCTCGGTCGCTAGGACAAACCCTTTCGACCGAGCTTGGCCAGACGGTGATCGTGGATAACCGCGCGGGAGCTGGGGGCATGATTGGCTCTTTAGAGGTCGCGCGCGCTAACCCTGATGGCCACACCTTGCTCTTCAATTCGTCGAGCCTTGTACAGGCGCCGGCCGTTGCCGCCCAGAAACTCTATGATGCGGTGGACGATTTCACGACGATCGGCTCGCTCGGCCGGACCGTGATGCCACTCGTGGTCCCCGCCCTGTCTCCCGCCAACACGATGGAAGAATTTGTCGCCTACGCTCGCGGCAAAAGACTTGCATACGGCACTTTTGGCGCCGGCACCACGAGCCATGCTTTTCAGCAGCTATTTTCCGACTATAACAAGCTCGAGATGGTTCATGTGCCCTACAAGGGCGAAGCGCCGATGCTCAACGATCTGTTGAGTAACCAAGTGGCCTGCGCAATGGGCACGATGAGCACGATAGCGCCTCAAATCGAGGCCCGTACGGTCAAAGCTTTGGCGATGCTATCGCCCGATGAAGTCGACGGCTTTGCAAACATTCCGACATTTAAGAACCTGGGCTATCCTGCCGAATTCGATTGGCGAGGCGGCTTCATTGGCCTGTTTGGTCCGGCAAAGCTTCCCGCGGAGATAACGGATATCCTCGAGAAGACTTTTACCAAGATCGTTTCAACCAGCGCGATGCAAAATATCATGAAGCAGAATTTCGTCGTCGGCAAGCCAAGCGTTGGTCGTGATGCCGCCTCCGAGGTCGCCGCGACGCAAGAAGCATGGACAAGTCTTGTCTCGCGGCTTGGCCTGGTTATTAACTGA
- a CDS encoding MmgE/PrpD family protein yields the protein MTSVSTPQQSEALIGLTMRFAEHVALLKFEEIPADVSNKAKLILRDGVGNEIAASAISEPANKVIELVKEWAGTPQSTIIGHGMKVPTPNAALVNAMMGHGIELDDAHGSGLIKAGSVLVPAAFAISELSGASGKDVLTAVVAGYDVAIRIAKAINPGHRQRGYHTTGTVSAIGAAAMCAKLLGCNAEQIAWAIGLACMQSAGIQSYLDDPCMAKPFSPGKSAFNGVLAAIMASRGFSGPKKVLESREGFLNAFTDSVRLDDLQDNLGKHFAIMEVGFKPHAACRYAHGPIDLAQDAFALDGVRLDNVDRVTVHMSELAIRQASKPKVTNLNAAMGSTQFSIALALASGKNGLKEYWDGYKQAAVHEGMGKIELQKEAAYGLGGRQAQIDIALKNGKVVTRSSLEPKGEPSNPLTSDELEAKFLAMTTMVIEEKQARRISDLMMSLEKQPKADVVPQAAVVDNGPSLRAA from the coding sequence ATGACCTCTGTGTCGACCCCCCAGCAATCTGAGGCCCTCATCGGCCTAACGATGCGTTTCGCTGAGCACGTTGCTTTGCTCAAGTTCGAGGAAATTCCCGCTGACGTCAGCAACAAGGCGAAGCTGATCCTGCGCGATGGCGTTGGTAATGAAATTGCTGCATCCGCTATCAGCGAGCCAGCAAATAAAGTCATCGAGCTTGTCAAAGAGTGGGCCGGCACGCCGCAGAGCACCATCATTGGCCATGGCATGAAAGTGCCGACGCCCAATGCTGCGCTCGTTAATGCGATGATGGGGCACGGAATCGAGCTGGACGACGCGCATGGCTCTGGATTGATAAAGGCCGGTTCCGTTCTCGTTCCGGCAGCCTTTGCAATTTCGGAACTGTCGGGCGCTTCAGGTAAAGACGTCCTCACGGCGGTTGTTGCAGGCTATGACGTGGCAATCCGAATCGCGAAAGCGATCAATCCCGGTCACCGCCAGCGCGGTTATCACACGACTGGAACCGTTTCAGCCATCGGTGCTGCTGCTATGTGCGCGAAGCTTCTGGGCTGCAATGCTGAACAGATCGCCTGGGCCATCGGATTGGCTTGCATGCAGTCGGCGGGCATTCAGTCATATCTCGACGATCCTTGCATGGCAAAACCCTTTAGCCCCGGTAAGTCCGCCTTTAACGGCGTTCTCGCGGCGATCATGGCGAGCCGCGGCTTCAGCGGTCCTAAGAAAGTGCTAGAGTCGCGCGAGGGCTTCTTGAATGCCTTCACGGACAGTGTCCGCCTCGACGACTTGCAAGACAACCTCGGCAAGCATTTCGCGATCATGGAAGTCGGATTCAAGCCACATGCGGCGTGCCGATATGCCCACGGCCCGATCGACCTCGCGCAGGATGCGTTCGCGCTCGACGGCGTGCGTCTCGACAATGTCGATCGTGTTACCGTTCATATGAGCGAGCTTGCGATTCGTCAGGCGTCAAAGCCAAAAGTTACCAACCTCAATGCGGCGATGGGCAGCACGCAATTTAGCATCGCGCTGGCGTTGGCCTCCGGAAAGAATGGCCTGAAGGAATATTGGGACGGCTACAAGCAGGCGGCTGTCCACGAGGGCATGGGGAAGATCGAGTTGCAGAAGGAGGCGGCCTATGGACTGGGCGGACGTCAGGCTCAGATCGACATCGCGCTGAAGAACGGCAAAGTCGTGACTCGCAGCTCCCTCGAGCCGAAGGGTGAACCGTCCAATCCTCTCACCTCCGACGAGCTGGAAGCGAAGTTCTTGGCGATGACGACTATGGTGATCGAAGAGAAGCAAGCACGTCGAATCAGCGACCTCATGATGTCGCTCGAAAAGCAACCCAAGGCCGATGTCGTTCCTCAAGCTGCCGTGGTGGATAATGGGCCGTCGCTTCGAGCAGCATAA